A single window of Brevinematales bacterium DNA harbors:
- a CDS encoding ABC transporter permease: MKYIIKLAMANIKRATRRTILTFMILGVGIGMYIIIECMLAGMETMSFRNIIDLQTGHIKIHSAAFTEEKPYELSNLIVNYESIVNEIAKQPYVKGVTARALFLGEVDNMRDSLPVVITGIDFDRDATVYSLTNFISEGAYNKDGLLIGATLAKDLELKVGDFVYLSFRKKQGAYVSIEKQITGLLSSGDPSVNSGSVYLDIHEVLSLYGVDGATDMSVKTGDVDKVPLYTAELQKMFPALNIVDWKKAAEHTILVSQMKSKFTGIIVLFVIIIALVGIINTMLMSVYEKQREIGTLKALGMTDKQVHRLFLIEGGLIGVMGGILGVIIAILINWYMVAVGMDLNQMMGDRDLGIAIAGVFRSEWKIASFVKGFFIGLLASLFASYYPAKKTTRMQPMECLRVK; encoded by the coding sequence ATGAAGTATATTATTAAATTAGCGATGGCGAATATTAAACGCGCTACCCGGCGCACGATTTTGACATTTATGATACTCGGTGTCGGGATCGGTATGTATATCATTATCGAGTGCATGCTGGCCGGTATGGAAACCATGTCGTTCAGGAACATCATCGATCTGCAAACCGGGCATATCAAGATTCATAGTGCCGCTTTCACTGAGGAAAAACCTTACGAGCTGTCGAACCTGATCGTCAATTACGAGAGCATCGTGAACGAGATCGCGAAACAGCCCTACGTGAAGGGTGTGACCGCGAGGGCGCTTTTCCTCGGCGAAGTGGATAATATGCGGGACTCCCTCCCGGTAGTGATTACCGGTATCGACTTCGACAGGGACGCGACCGTGTACTCGCTCACCAATTTTATCTCGGAGGGAGCGTATAATAAGGACGGACTCCTGATTGGGGCGACCCTTGCCAAAGACCTTGAACTGAAGGTGGGGGATTTCGTCTATCTATCCTTCAGGAAGAAACAGGGCGCGTATGTCTCGATCGAGAAGCAGATCACCGGGCTTCTGAGCTCGGGCGATCCCAGCGTGAACTCCGGCTCGGTGTATCTCGATATCCACGAGGTGCTCTCCCTGTACGGCGTCGACGGGGCGACCGATATGTCGGTAAAGACCGGCGATGTCGATAAAGTGCCCTTATATACGGCGGAACTGCAAAAAATGTTCCCGGCGTTGAATATCGTGGACTGGAAGAAAGCCGCCGAGCATACGATACTTGTTTCGCAGATGAAGAGTAAATTCACCGGGATTATCGTCCTGTTTGTGATCATTATCGCGCTGGTCGGTATCATCAATACGATGCTGATGTCGGTATACGAGAAACAGCGCGAGATCGGCACGCTCAAGGCGCTCGGGATGACCGACAAGCAGGTGCATAGGCTGTTTCTTATCGAGGGCGGCCTGATCGGCGTCATGGGCGGAATACTCGGAGTGATTATCGCAATCCTCATCAACTGGTATATGGTTGCCGTCGGGATGGATCTTAATCAGATGATGGGCGACAGGGACCTGGGTATCGCAATAGCCGGGGTGTTCCGTTCCGAGTGGAAGATAGCGTCGTTTGTCAAAGGGTTCTTTATCGGGTTACTGGCGAGTTTATTTGCCAGCTATTATCCGGCGAAGAAAACAACCCGGATGCAGCCGATGGAATGTTTGCGGGTAAAGTAG